Sequence from the Bacillus thuringiensis genome:
TGCTGTAAGTAGGTTTTTTCTTGTTTTTATAAATAGTGCAGAGGTAGAAGACTAGGAGTGGACGAGTATGCAGAAAGAAACAGTTATTATAATCGGAGGCGGTCCGTGCGGATTAGCAGCAGCAATTTCATTGCAAAAGGTAGGGATAAATCCGTTAGTAATTGAAAAAGGAAACATTGTAAATGCCATTTATAATTATCCAACTCATCAAACATTTTTCTCTTCTAGTGAAAAATTAGAAATTGGTGAAGTAGCTTTTATTACAGAAAACCGTAAGCCAGTTCGAAATCAAGCGCTTGCGTATTATCGTGAAGTAGTAAAGCGTAAATCTGTACGTGTAAATGCTTTTGAACGAGTAGAGAAAGTTCAAAAAGATGGAGAAGTCTTTAAGGTTGAGACGACAAAACGTGACGGAAGTAAAGAAATGTATATGGCGAAATACATTGTTGTAGCAACTGGATATTATGACAATCCAAATTATATGAATGTTCCAGGTGAGGAACTGAAGAAAGTAGCTCACTATTTTAAAGAGGGGCATCCTTATTTTGACCGAGATGTAGTAGTTATAGGTGGGAAAAACTCGAGTGTAGATGCCGCGTTAGAACTTGTTAAAGCGGGTGCGCGTGTAACGGTACTATATCGCGGAAGTGAGTATTCACCAAGCATAAAGCCGTGGATTTTACCGGAGTTTGAGGCATTAGTACGAAACGGCACAATTCAAATGCATTTCGGGGCTCATGTGAAAGAAATCACTGAACATACATTAACGTATACAGTTGATGGTGAGGAAAATACAATCCAAAATGATTTTGTATTTGCGATGACTGGTTACCACCCTGATCATAGTTTCTTAACGAAGATGGGTGTTCGGATTGATGAAGAAACAGGGCGTCCAATTCATGCAGAGGATACAATGGAAACGAACGCTGAAAATATTTTCATTGCAGGTGTAATTGCTGCTGGAAATAATGCGAATGAAATATTTATCGAGAACGGTAGATTTCATGGAAATGCGCTTGCGCAAACCATTGTAACAAGAGAAATGTAAAAAGAAGCTGTCGAAATAAACTTCGACAGCTTCTTTTTTAATTGTGCATAAACAT
This genomic interval carries:
- a CDS encoding YpdA family putative bacillithiol disulfide reductase, which gives rise to MQKETVIIIGGGPCGLAAAISLQKVGINPLVIEKGNIVNAIYNYPTHQTFFSSSEKLEIGEVAFITENRKPVRNQALAYYREVVKRKSVRVNAFERVEKVQKDGEVFKVETTKRDGSKEMYMAKYIVVATGYYDNPNYMNVPGEELKKVAHYFKEGHPYFDRDVVVIGGKNSSVDAALELVKAGARVTVLYRGSEYSPSIKPWILPEFEALVRNGTIQMHFGAHVKEITEHTLTYTVDGEENTIQNDFVFAMTGYHPDHSFLTKMGVRIDEETGRPIHAEDTMETNAENIFIAGVIAAGNNANEIFIENGRFHGNALAQTIVTREM